The following are encoded in a window of Arcobacter arenosus genomic DNA:
- a CDS encoding DUF1924 domain-containing protein produces MKYLYIGLFVISFANASVVDDYLNSLKKEVQSQNPTFEGFDYKRGEEIFTSKHIGKKGKEISCVSCHTANLNQTGENFFTGKKIEPLSPKANPKRFTKVKTIEKWLRRNFNDVYKREGTAKEKGDVITYIINK; encoded by the coding sequence ATGAAATATTTATATATAGGATTATTTGTAATTAGTTTTGCAAATGCGAGTGTAGTTGATGACTATTTAAATAGTTTAAAAAAAGAGGTGCAAAGTCAAAACCCTACTTTTGAAGGTTTTGATTATAAAAGAGGTGAAGAGATTTTCACATCTAAACATATTGGTAAAAAAGGAAAAGAGATATCTTGCGTATCATGTCATACAGCAAATCTAAACCAAACAGGTGAAAACTTTTTTACAGGGAAAAAGATAGAACCACTATCACCAAAAGCAAATCCAAAAAGATTTACAAAAGTTAAAACTATTGAAAAATGGTTAAGAAGAAACTTCAATGATGTTTATAAAAGAGAAGGAACAGCAAAAGAAAAAGGTGATGTAATAACTTACATCATAAATAAGTAA
- a CDS encoding diheme cytochrome c translates to MKYLLLLTIGITSLMANDMNTKETLFKNECSSCHMAYQAQFLPKRSWIKMMNNLSEHFNTDASLNEEDTQMIKEYLVANSSDSTKKLYGEIAEFAQSIPKSKTFLAITDIPKFKREHREVPKRFITQKEVKSLSNCTACHTDAKKGWYDEDNINIPNYGRWDD, encoded by the coding sequence ATGAAATATTTACTACTACTAACAATAGGAATTACATCACTTATGGCAAATGATATGAATACAAAAGAGACTCTTTTTAAAAATGAGTGTTCAAGCTGTCATATGGCGTATCAAGCACAGTTTTTACCAAAAAGATCTTGGATAAAAATGATGAATAATCTATCAGAGCACTTTAATACAGATGCTTCACTAAACGAAGAAGATACACAGATGATAAAAGAGTATTTAGTTGCTAACTCTAGTGATTCTACTAAAAAATTATATGGAGAAATTGCAGAATTTGCACAATCAATTCCAAAATCAAAAACTTTTTTAGCAATCACTGATATTCCAAAATTTAAAAGAGAACACAGAGAAGTTCCAAAAAGATTTATAACTCAAAAAGAGGTAAAAAGTTTAAGCAACTGTACTGCTTGTCACACAGATGCAAAAAAAGGTTGGTATGATGAAGATAATATTAATATACCAAACTATGGAAGATGGGACGATTAA